Proteins encoded together in one Lathyrus oleraceus cultivar Zhongwan6 chromosome 5, CAAS_Psat_ZW6_1.0, whole genome shotgun sequence window:
- the LOC127086412 gene encoding myosin-2 produces the protein MMLSASPSSIARSSLEEMLESLRQRDESEKPKDLPPALPARPMSRGRLPPARRSLPKSFKVEGDGEKLGHRRKGSFGNKKLMLDVESPYVFVSEENCISEHPSPGPVSSIPVDDSSVASVTSPSPELEQNDNVSYFIKEKLHVWCRQPKGKWELGRIQSTSGEQASVSLSNGVILKVARIDLLPANPDILEGVDDLIQLSYLNEPSVLHNLKFRYSQDMIYSKAGPILIALNPFKDVQIYGNEYVSAYRKKSLDSPHVYAMVNAAYNEMVGDDVNQSIIISGESGAGKTETAKIAMQYLAALGGGSCGIENEVLQTNVILEAFGNAKTSRNDNSSRFGKLIEIHFSATGKMCGAKIQTFLLEKSRVVQLADGERSYHIFYQLCAGSSPDIKARLNLRAAGEYKYLNQSDCITLDGVDEAKKFHRLKKALDVVQMCKEDQERAFEMLAAILWLGNISFQDNDNENRTEVVNDEAVSNAASLMGCSSQELITVLSTHKIKAGKDTITKTLTLRQAIDARDALAKFIYANLFDWLVEQVNKSLEVGKRRTGRSISILDIYGFESFQKNSFEQLCINYANERLQQHFNRHLFKLEQQDYEIDGVDWTKVDFEDNQECLDLFEKKPIGLLSLLDEESNFPRATDLTLANKLRQHLQANPRFKGEWGKGFSVCHYAGEVVYDTNGFLEKNRDPMPSDSIQLLSSCSCELLQSFSKTLNQSQKQSNSQHVGALDSQKQSVGTKFKGQLFKLMHQLESTTPHFIRCIKPNAKQLPGIYDEDLVIQQLKCCGVLEVVRISRAGYPTRMTHQEFAERYCFLLHEAYTSQDPLSVSVAVLQQFNIPPEMYQVGFTKLYLRTGQVGALEDKRKHVLQGILEVQKCARGHQARIHYNKLKNGVTTLQSFVRGEIARRKYGVMVKSITISSENIEEIQAIITLQSVIRGWLVRKHDSRFNKFRKYLENGKSRRRSRSRSKIPEDKDALKDRVQNLPSALAELQKRVAKAEATIEQKEEENTELREQLKQFEKRWIEYEKKMKTMEEMWQRQMSSLQMSLAAARTSLASENVNGQPSRHDVASPLPFCYDSEDATSMDSRTPRTPGCSTPLKYSTSLSDAKATLRDGHGTLSSLMTEFEQRRQTFDDDARALVEVKSIGHSSHSSSIDELRKLKHVFEGWKKDYKTRLRETKAKIKLGNSEMEKNRRKWWGKLSYRAL, from the exons ATGATGTTATCAGCTTCACCATCTTCTATTGCGAGAAGCTCTTTGGAAGAGATGCTTGAATCTCTTCGCCAGAGAGACGAAAGTGAGAAGCCGAAAGACCTACCGCCGGCATTGCCAGCTAGGCCGATGTCGAGAGGTAGGTTGCCGCCGGCGAGAAGGTCTTTGCCTAAAAGCTTTAAGGTGGAGGGAGATGGTGAGAAATTGGGCCATAGAAGGAAAGGAAGTTTTGGGAACAAGAAGTTAATGTTGGATGTTGAATCTCCTTATGTGTTTGTTTCCGAAGAGAATTGTATTAGTGAACACCCTTCGCCGGGGCCTGTTTCTTCGATTCCGGTGGATGATTCTTCTGTTGCTTCTGTGACTTCACCTTCCCCGGAATTGGAACAGAATGACAATGTTTCTTATTTCATCAAAGAG AAACTTCATGTTTGGTGTAGGCAACCAAAAGGGAAATGGGAACTGGGAAGAATACAGTCAACTTCGGGAGAACAAGCATCTGTTTCACTCTCAAATGGAGTA ATTTTGAAAGTGGCTAGAATAGATCTCCTACCGGCTAATCCTGATATTTTAGAGGGTGTGGACGATCTTATACAGCTCAGCTATTTGAACGAACCCTCAGTTCTTCACAATCTTAAGTTTAGATATTCTCAAGATATGATATAT AGTAAAGCAGGGCCAATTTTAATTGCACTCAATCCCTTCAAAGATGTACAAATTTACGGAAACGAGTATGTCTCTGCTTATAGAAAGAAGTCTCTTGATAGTCCTCACGTTTATGCCATGGTAAATGCAGCTTATAATGAGATGGTAGGAG ATGACGTAAATCAGTCCATTATCATAAG CGGCGAGAGTGGAGCTGGGAAAACGGAAACAGCGAAAATTGCGATGCAATACTTAGCTGCTCTTGGTGGTGGAAGTTGTGGGATAGAAAATGAAGTTCTTCAGACAAATGTTATACTAGAAGCTTTTGGCAATGCAAAAACATCCAGGAATGACAACTCTAGCAGATTT GGGAAGTTGATTGAAATTCATTTCAGCGCAACAGGAAAAATGTGTGGGGCTAAAATTCAAACCT TTCTATTAGAAAAG TCAAGAGTTGTTCAACTGGCTGATGGCGAGAGGTCTTATCACATATTTTATCAACTTTGTGCCGGATCTTCACCTGATATTAAAG CAAGACTAAATCTTAGAGCGGCCGGGGAATATAAGTATCTAAATCAGAGTGACTGCATTACACTTGATGGGGTTGACGAAGCGAAAAAGTTTCATAGGCTGAAG AAAGCATTGGATGTCGTTCAAATGTGCAAAGAGGATCAAGAACGAGCCTTTGAAATGCTTGCTGCGATATTGTGGCTGGGAAATATATCATTCCAAGATAATGATAATGAAAATCGCACTGAAGTGGTGAACGATGAAG CTGTAAGCAATGCTGCTTCCCTGATGGGTTGCAGTTCTCAGGAGCTAATAACAGTATTATCTACACACAAAATTAAAGCTGGCAAGGATACTATCACCAAAACACTGACATTACGACAG GCAATTGATGCAAGAGATGCATTAGCAAAATTCATCTATGCCAACTTATTTGACTGGCTTGTAGAACAAGTTAACAAGTCACTTGAAGTTGGTAAACGACGAACTGGGAGATCCATAAGTATCCTTGATATTTATGGGTTTGAGTCATTCCAG AAAAACAGCTTTGAACAGCTTTGCATAAACTATGCCAACGAGAGGCTTCAGCAACATTTCAATCGGCATCTGTTTAAATTGGAGCAGCAG GACTATGAAATAGATGGCGTTGATTGGACCAAAGTAGATTTTGAAGACAATCAAGAGTGTTTGGATCTCTTTGAAAAG AAGCCTATAGGGCTACTCTCTCTGTTGGACGAGGAATCAAATTTCCCAAGGGCCACTGATTTAACACTTGCCAACAAACTTAGGCAGCACCTGCAAGCTAATCCTCGCTTTAAAGGGGAATGGGGAAAGGGTTTCAGTGTTTGTCATTATGCAGGAGAG GTCGTGTATGATACAAATGGCTTTCTAGAAAAGAACAGAGATCCGATGCCTTCTGATTCTATTCAACTACTATCATCATGTAGTTGTGAACTGCTGCAGTCGTTCTCCAAGACGCTTAACCAGTCTCAGAAGCAATCAAATTCTCAGCATGTAGGTGCTTTAGATTCACAAAAGCAGAGTGTTGGCACAAAGTTCAAG GGTCAATTATTCAAGTTGATGCATCAGTTGGAGAGCACGACACCTCACTTTATTCGCTGTATAAAGCCAAATGCAAAGCAACTTCCTGGCATATATGATGAAGATCTTGTTATCCAGCAGCTCAAGTGTTGTGGAGTTTTGGAGGTTGTTAGGATTTCAAGGGCCGGATATCCTACTCGAATGACACATCAAGAGTTTGCTGAAAG GTATTGCTTTCTGCTCCATGAGGCTTACACATCTCAAGATCCGTTGAGTGTCTCGGTTGCTGTTTTGCAACAATTTAATATCCCTCCTGAAATGTACCAAGTTGGCTTCACCAAACTGTATCTTCGAACAGGGCAG GTTGGTGCACTCGAGGATAAGAGAAAACATGTTTTGCAGGGTATACTTGAGGTTCAAAAATGTGCTCGCGGTCATCAAGCTCGCATTCATTACAATAAACTTAAGAATGGAGTGACAACTTTACAATCAT TTGTTCGTGGAGAAATTGCGAGAAGGAAATATGGTGTTATGGTGAAGTCTATAACTATTTCTTCTGAAAATATTGAGGAAATACAGGCTATCATAACACTACAATCTG TAATCCGTGGGTGGCTGGTTCGAAAGCATGATAGTAGATTTAATAAGTTCAGGAAATATCTTGAGAATGGAAAATCTAGGCGAAGATCGCGATCGCGTTCGAAGATTCCAGAAGACAAG GATGCATTGAAAGATCGGGTCCAAAACCTGCCTTCGGCTTTAGCAGAACTCCAAAAGCGGGTTGCCAAGGCCGAAGCAACTATAGAGCAAAAAGAAGAGGAAAACACCGAGTTGAGGGAACAGCTAAAACAATTTGAGAAAAGGTGGATTGAATACgagaagaagatgaaaacaaTGGAGGAAATGTGGCAAAGACAAATGTCATCTTTGCAA ATGAGTCTTGCTGCAGCTAGAACCAGCCTTGCATCTGAGAATGTGAATGGTCAACCTTCAAGACATGATGTTGCATCACCGTTGCCTTTCTGTTATGATTCTGAGGACGCCACATCGATGGATTCTCGAACGCCTCGAACCCCCGGTTGCAGCACACCTTTGAAATATTCCACCAGTCTTTCTGATGCCAAAGCAACACTGAGAGATGGTCATGGTACTTTAAGCAGTCTGATGACAGAGTTCGAGCAGCGCAGACAGACATTCGATGACGATGCAAGAGCTTTGGTTGAGGTTAAATCAATAGGGCATTCTTCGCATTCGAGTTCCATTGATGAACTGCGGAAACTCAAACACGTGTTTGAAGGGTGGAAGAAAGATTACAAGACTAGATTAAGGGAGACAAAAGCAAAAATAAAATTAGGGAATTCGGAAATGGAAAAAAATCGGCGAAAATGGTGGGGGAAATTGAGCTATAGAGCACTATAA
- the LOC127086413 gene encoding uncharacterized protein LOC127086413 — MATRDGGIKSSSINGVKMYTIASQQPSLASWVPTKKQQSHRPVKSYTQNVQLIEDLRFTTATTKIKATPDGEFIIASGIYPPQVKVYEVRELGLKFERHLDSEIIDFQVLSDDYSKLAFLCADRSVNLHAKYGKHYSLRIPRMGRDITYDDWSCDLLCAASSPDLYRINLEQGRFLSSLNTQSPALNVVCRSKLHGLVACGGEDGAVECFDTRVRSSVGRIDAVGPSGDVDQEVTALEFDGDGGFLMAVGSSAGKVLIYDLRSSLPVRIQDHMYGSPILDIKWHRTLNFERPMLITSDNHVVRIWDPDTGEGLTSIEPTTGAINDVCTFPGSGLILLALDSSQIPSYFIPSLGPAPKWCSSLENFTEELEMSGQTTIYDNYQFLTKEELDRLNLTHLIGTNVLRACMHGFFINYALYKKAKTLADPFEFEAYYEQHKRDKLEAERASRITIKRKLPKVNRTLAARLFETEDTENEKRDDVEENETKKSSKKKKGISMQDLEDDRFKDLFTNEEFEINENSEEYLALHPMGAKKQTSLLTEHFEPVSDDDRSLGEDDASSEDEPANKTNEKTRVPRMYEIKNEQHAEAFWSQKSLAAEESLPMGDRVAALKDDRRTSNIPRGVKQGPGGSREITFTSRNKASYNEDDGVKVEPRKKRGVQSLGLKPQGSGFNGRGRGRGGGRGRGRGGRGHGRGGRR; from the exons ATGGCGACTCGCGATGGCGGTATCAAGTCGTCATCTATTAACGGTGTTAAAATGTATACAATCGCTTCGCAGCAACCCTCACTTGCTTCATGGGTTCCAACCAAGAAGCAGCAATCTCACCGCCCTGTCAAAA GTTATACTCAAAATGTGCAACTTATTGAAGACTTGAGGTTCACTACTGCAACAACAAAGATTAAAGCAACTCCTGATGGCGAGTTTATCATAGCTTCAG GTATATATCCGCCGCAAGTAAAAGTGTATGAGGTCAGGGAGTTGGGACTAAAGTTTGAAAGACATTTGGATTCAGAGATCATTGATTTTCAG GTTTTATCTGATGACTATTCAAAACTTGCATTTTTATGTGCTGACCGCTCTGTTAATCTACATGCAAAATATGGAAAGCACTACAGTTTGCGAATACCAAG GATGGGAAGGGATATTACTTATGACGATTGGTCTTGTGACTTGCTTTGTGCCGCCTCTTCCCCGGATCTGTACAGAATTAACTTAGAGCAG GGGCGATTTCTCTCCTCCCTTAACACTCAATCCCCCGCATTGAATGTAGTTTGTCGAAG CAAGCTTCATGGGTTAGTTGCCTGTGGTGGTGAAGATGGTGCCGTGGAATGCTTTGACACACGTGTGAGATCTTCTGTTGGCAGAATTGATGCTGTTGGACCTAGTGGTGATGTTGACCAG GAGGTCACAGCTTTAGAGTTTGATGGTGATGGGGGCTTCTTAATGGCTGTTGGAAGTAGTGCAGGAAAG GTTCTCATCTACGACTTGCGCTCATCACTTCCTGTACGAATACAGGATCATAT GTATGGCAGCCCCATATTGGACATTAAGTGGCATCGGACTCTTAACTTCGAACGACCAATGTTGATTACTAGTGATAATCATGTTGTTAGGATATGGGATCCTGACACG GGAGAAGGCTTAACCAGCATTGAACCGACAACAGGAGCAATAAATGACGTGTGTACATTTCCTGGTAGTGGTTTGATCCTGTTGGCCTTGGACTCTAGCCAAATACCATCTTACTTCATACCATCCCTGGGACCTGCTCCCAAGTGGTGTTCTTCTCTAGAAAATTTCACA GAGGAGCTAGAAATGAGTGGACAAACAACTATTTATGATAATTACCAATTTTTAACCAAGGAGGAGCTTGACAGGTTAAATTTGACACATCTGATTGGCACCAATGTACTTAGAGCTTGCATGCACGGCTTCTTTATTAATTATGCATTATACAAAAAG GCAAAAACTTTGGCGGATCCTTTTGAATTCGAAGCTTATTATGAACAGCACAAGCGAGACAAATTAGAAGCTGAACGGGCCTCAAGAATTACG ATCAAGAGAAAATTACCCAAAGTTAATCGGACCCTTGCAGCTCGCCTCTTTGAAACTGAAGATACTGAAAATGAGAAGAGAGATGATGTCGAGGAGAATGAAACTAAAAAATCATCCAAGAAAAAGAAAGGGATCAGCATGCAAGATCTTGAAGATGACAGATTTAAAGATCTATTTACAAATGAG GAATTTGAGATTAATGAGAACTCTGAAGAATATCTGGCTTTGCATCCCATGGGTGCTAAAAAGCAAACATCCTTGTTAACAGAGcattttgaacctgtgtctgATGACGATCGAAGTCTAGGTGAGGATGATGCATCATCTGAAGATGAACCTGCAAATAAAACAAATGAGAAAACTCGAGTTCCAAG GATGTATGAAATTAAGAATGAGCAGCATGCAGAGGCATTCTGGAGCCAAAAATCACTTGCAGCTGAGGAATCACTTCCTATGGGAGATAGAGTGGCAGCTCTCAAAGATGACAGAAGAACCTCTAACATTCCACGCGGTGTTAAGCAGGGTCCTGGAGGATCACGGGAAATAACCTTCACTTCAAGAAACAAAGCATCCTACAACGAAGATGACGGAGTTAAAGTGGAACCCCGGAAAAAGAGGGGAGTTCAATCATTGGGGCTGAAGCCCCAGGGATCAGGGTTTAACGGCCGTGGTCGTGGTCGCGGTGGTGGTCGTGGACGTGGTAGAGGGGGCCGTGGGCATGGCAGAGGAGGACGTCGGTAG